The following coding sequences lie in one Thermosulfuriphilus ammonigenes genomic window:
- a CDS encoding chloride channel protein, translating into MERLSGWRWERQKIRFRGAGRWFVLSTLVGILAGLGSIVFHLLIHLGHHYFLDYLTGYLPPYPAGSPEIFPRTGRPFNPYMLVLVPALGGLAAGLITSRFCPEAEGHGTDAAIRAYHHEEGWMRARVPIIKTIASFFTLGTGGSGGEEGPITQIGAGWGSFVAQKLKLSPRERRILLAAGMGAGIGSIFRAPLTGALFAAEILYRDTEFEADVLIPSAIASIVAYSVYCAVFGWGAVFAANDYRFESPLQLGPYALMAFVLSGAVAIFVKVFYGFHDFFKRLNIPTFLKPAIGGLGAGILGFFIPDVLNFSYGFIQKALYNQVGMGMLFAVGLGKILATALSIGSGGSGGVFGPSIVIGGSIGGGMGWFFHRFLPDIVTDPAPFVIVGMAGFFAGSSNVPVTSVVVVSEITGSYHLLVPSLLVCSLTFYLCRPWNLYREQVPNPVASPAHKGDFFSDILEDIRVRDIFSPEKTYAVIPEDMTLRQFVRFFGRTEQHYFPVVDREGKLTGIFSINDVRGFLLDHDLWDLIVMKDIARSDVITTHPLEDINTVLRKFTIRNIDQLPVVSEEDPRIFIGMISRRDVINFYNQRLEEIKRRTLTRSEW; encoded by the coding sequence ACTCTCTGGTTGGCGCTGGGAGCGGCAGAAGATTCGGTTTCGGGGGGCTGGACGCTGGTTTGTGCTTTCTACCCTCGTGGGAATACTGGCTGGTCTAGGCTCCATCGTTTTTCATCTGCTTATTCACCTCGGCCACCATTATTTTTTAGATTATCTGACAGGTTATCTTCCTCCCTATCCGGCCGGAAGCCCGGAGATCTTCCCGCGGACCGGTCGCCCCTTTAATCCTTACATGCTGGTTTTGGTGCCGGCCCTGGGGGGGCTGGCCGCCGGCCTGATCACCAGCCGATTTTGTCCCGAGGCAGAGGGGCATGGGACAGATGCGGCCATCAGGGCTTACCACCATGAAGAGGGCTGGATGCGGGCCCGGGTGCCTATCATCAAGACCATTGCCTCCTTTTTTACCCTGGGTACCGGAGGATCTGGCGGTGAGGAGGGGCCCATAACCCAGATTGGGGCCGGTTGGGGCTCCTTTGTGGCCCAAAAGCTCAAACTCTCCCCTCGGGAGCGGAGGATTCTTCTGGCGGCCGGTATGGGAGCCGGAATTGGTTCCATCTTCCGGGCCCCTCTTACCGGAGCCCTTTTTGCCGCCGAGATCCTTTACCGGGACACCGAATTTGAGGCCGATGTCCTTATCCCTTCGGCCATTGCCTCTATTGTGGCCTATTCGGTCTATTGTGCGGTCTTCGGTTGGGGGGCTGTCTTTGCGGCCAACGACTACCGCTTTGAAAGCCCTCTACAGCTTGGCCCTTATGCCTTGATGGCCTTTGTCCTCTCCGGGGCGGTGGCCATTTTTGTTAAGGTTTTCTATGGCTTTCACGACTTCTTTAAGCGTCTTAATATTCCTACCTTTCTCAAACCGGCCATTGGAGGCTTGGGGGCCGGAATTTTGGGCTTCTTTATCCCTGATGTCCTTAACTTCAGTTACGGTTTTATCCAGAAGGCCCTTTACAACCAAGTAGGTATGGGGATGCTGTTTGCTGTGGGGCTGGGGAAGATCCTGGCCACGGCCCTTTCTATTGGTTCGGGGGGCTCTGGGGGCGTCTTCGGCCCTTCTATTGTTATCGGTGGCTCTATTGGTGGAGGAATGGGTTGGTTTTTCCACCGTTTTTTGCCAGATATTGTTACCGACCCGGCCCCTTTTGTTATTGTCGGGATGGCCGGGTTTTTCGCCGGAAGCTCTAACGTGCCGGTAACCTCAGTGGTTGTGGTCAGTGAGATTACCGGATCATATCATCTACTGGTTCCCAGCCTTTTGGTCTGTAGTCTGACCTTTTATCTCTGTCGTCCCTGGAATCTTTATCGCGAACAAGTCCCTAACCCAGTGGCCTCACCGGCCCACAAGGGGGATTTTTTTTCCGATATTCTGGAAGATATTCGGGTCAGAGATATTTTTAGTCCCGAGAAGACCTATGCCGTGATTCCAGAAGATATGACCTTGAGACAATTTGTCCGCTTTTTTGGCCGGACAGAGCAACATTACTTTCCGGTGGTGGATCGGGAAGGAAAGCTTACAGGAATTTTTTCTATCAATGATGTTCGGGGGTTTCTTTTAGATCATGATCTCTGGGACCTTATCGTCATGAAGGATATTGCCCGCAGTGACGTGATCACTACTCACCCCCTGGAGGATATTAACACCGTCCTTCGTAAGTTCACCATCCGCAATATTGATCAGCTCCCGGTCGTCTCTGAGGAAGATCCTCGGATTTTTATTGGTATGATCAGTCGCCGAGATGTGATTAATTTCTATAATCAAAGGCTTGAGGAGATCAAAAGACGAACGCTAACGAGGTCAGAATGGTGA